ACTCTTATCTCGATTTAATGCGGAGCTCAACAATACTCGTGATATACTGGGAGTGATCTAGGTTTTAACGGGAACCTATAAGTCTGGATTCATGCGACTAGTTTAAGGTACGCAATATCTATAGGGAAAGGCATGATATGAGCCACTGAATTTCCCAATAGgttatttaataaatagctCCAGAATTGTTAGCTGATGAAGACTACTTGCAGAAAGACTTCATGTTCGAATACAGTTGAAGGATAAAAGACATAAAAATATCCAACAGCCAACCGTCAACTTCACGACAACCTGACTTTACCTATATATAGAAAAGCATTCAAAAACATGTATTAAGCTATTTAGAGAAGAATATTCACTCCCGTTGAGTGCCGTAGCCACGAATATCTTTGGCAAATTTCCAACTCATGTCTTCACAGCGCAGATCCTTCTCGATTCTTACCCCAGACTCCTTTGTGATAGTGGCCACGGAGTACTTATCTATACTGCGTGCGTCTCTATAGAACAATACTTTCATACATTCATCAATGGCGGCACGAGCTTGTTGTTCATTCACTAGTTTCTCGTCACCTTCCTTGTCGACCAATTTACGTAGAAGAGGAATTGCTAGGTACGAACCGAATCCAGTTGCCAAAGTAGGAGCAGAATAGGTGACACCTAATAAATCCACATATGAAAGAAATGGTTCACCATTATCGAACCCAGCAACTAAAACAGAGTTCCATAGAGGATCCATCTTGTTCCTACGGTTATAGAATGTTCTTGACAGATAAGAGTAGATATGTTTAGCGGTCAAAGATTGCCCATCATTATCATAGTTCTCATCGATTTCAAGATCTTCAAGGTACTTTTCCAGATATTGCaaatctgaaatatctccTCCAATGCCTACTACAGTCTCTTTGCCAACGGGAAACAATCGCTCTTGGTTGGTAAATCTGGCAAGGGAACCGTAAGAAGCTTAAGCCTTATGTTAGTTATGTCCATTACATGCCCATAGCTTGATTACCCGATCTATAATACGAGCCGGCGATTTATTTCTTCCTTTCAATTCTAGTACATGCCATTGGCGAGTCCAGAGAGTCCAAAGCATCCAGTTGTTCGAGGCTTGATGCCAGTCAAAAAACATTGTGCTAGAGAATTCAACTTACCTAAATTATCCGCAGCAATGATAACACCTTTATCGAATTTGATTCCAATTACACTAGTACCGGTGACAATTGGTTGCTGAGTATGTACTGTTGGCATAGAGGCAGTGGCGTTATGAATACTTCTATCATATGCCCCGTAGATGTCATCACGAGGACGACCCCAATTAACTTGATGATGCTCCATGTCGCTTTGAGAAGTCTTAGGAATGCAATTGAAGCGTTAATATCCTTTTGTAGTTCCAGCCGAAGAGAAAAAGTTTTGTGGGTCTGTTAGTAAGGAAACGATCTATACAGGCATGGAGTGAATTGGTTGTATGTGGTACATGATACTATGTGGGTCAAGGGTTTTAGCCGCATATCCGCAATAACGCGAATATCAGTACTCTGTAGATATTCGGGGTCTATCTTTCCAATTTCTAAGGTTGGAGTATTTAAaacttaaaaaaaaaatcgaattTAATCTTCAGTATATAATTTTATACCTACTGTTTTAGTATTACTAGGCTGTTTGTATATGAAAGATGCTTGTCCATATAGCCAGACATAGATCCCTTCTTATTTTGACAAGAAGTCGAAAAATAACTAGATTATGAGTTCAGAAGGTAAGGCGGTAGAAAGGATTATTAATACTAGCTCTGTCGAAGCTGAGCTTGACCTCGCATTTCAGAAGCAGTGGTCAAACATTTATCAACAAGCCATCGAAGATGGGAGCGATAATATTCTTACAGACTCTATTGATCAAttgacaaaaaaatacttGCAGTTTTCAGAGAATTATCCTAATCAAAACTTCGTTGACTTGTCACTAGGCAAGTTGCACGTTCTCGACTTCGTCGGGGCACTCAATTTGACATATCCAGCCAGTCATTTACGGTACGAAAACGGCTGGACCCTAG
The Sugiyamaella lignohabitans strain CBS 10342 chromosome A, complete sequence genome window above contains:
- the PRE4 gene encoding proteasome core particle subunit beta 7 (Beta 7 subunit of the 20S proteasome; GO_component: GO:0005737 - cytoplasm [Evidence IEA,IEA]; GO_component: GO:0005789 - endoplasmic reticulum membrane [Evidence IC] [PMID 9087403]; GO_component: GO:0005634 - nucleus [Evidence IEA,IEA]; GO_component: GO:0005634 - nucleus [Evidence IC] [PMID 9087403]; GO_component: GO:0000502 - proteasome complex [Evidence IEA]; GO_component: GO:0005839 - proteasome core complex [Evidence IEA]; GO_component: GO:0019774 - proteasome core complex, beta-subunit complex [Evidence IDA] [PMID 9087403]; GO_component: GO:0034515 - proteasome storage granule [Evidence IDA] [PMID 18504300]; GO_function: GO:0004175 - endopeptidase activity [Evidence IEA]; GO_function: GO:0016787 - hydrolase activity [Evidence IEA]; GO_function: GO:0003674 - molecular_function [Evidence ND]; GO_function: GO:0008233 - peptidase activity [Evidence IEA]; GO_function: GO:0004298 - threonine-type endopeptidase activity [Evidence IEA,IEA]; GO_process: GO:0010499 - proteasomal ubiquitin-independent protein catabolic process [Evidence IDA] [PMID 19162040]; GO_process: GO:0043248 - proteasome assembly [Evidence IGI] [PMID 17911101]; GO_process: GO:0043161 - proteasome-mediated ubiquitin-dependent protein catabolic process [Evidence IDA] [PMID 11545745]; GO_process: GO:0043161 - proteasome-mediated ubiquitin-dependent protein catabolic process [Evidence IDA] [PMID 19029916]; GO_process: GO:0006508 - proteolysis [Evidence IEA]; GO_process: GO:0051603 - proteolysis involved in cellular protein catabolic process [Evidence IEA]) — its product is MDPLWNSVLVAGFDNGEPFLSYVDLLGVTYSAPTLATGFGSYLAIPLLRKLVDKEGDEKLVNEQQARAAIDECMKVLFYRDARSIDKYSVATITKESGVRIEKDLRCEDMSWKFAKDIRGYGTQRE
- the PRE4 gene encoding proteasome core particle subunit beta 7 (Beta 7 subunit of the 20S proteasome; GO_component: GO:0005737 - cytoplasm [Evidence IEA,IEA]; GO_component: GO:0005789 - endoplasmic reticulum membrane [Evidence IC] [PMID 9087403]; GO_component: GO:0005634 - nucleus [Evidence IEA,IEA]; GO_component: GO:0005634 - nucleus [Evidence IC] [PMID 9087403]; GO_component: GO:0000502 - proteasome complex [Evidence IEA]; GO_component: GO:0005839 - proteasome core complex [Evidence IEA]; GO_component: GO:0019774 - proteasome core complex, beta-subunit complex [Evidence IDA] [PMID 9087403]; GO_component: GO:0034515 - proteasome storage granule [Evidence IDA] [PMID 18504300]; GO_function: GO:0004175 - endopeptidase activity [Evidence IEA]; GO_function: GO:0016787 - hydrolase activity [Evidence IEA]; GO_function: GO:0003674 - molecular_function [Evidence ND]; GO_function: GO:0008233 - peptidase activity [Evidence IEA]; GO_function: GO:0004298 - threonine-type endopeptidase activity [Evidence IEA,IEA]; GO_process: GO:0010499 - proteasomal ubiquitin-independent protein catabolic process [Evidence IDA] [PMID 19162040]; GO_process: GO:0043248 - proteasome assembly [Evidence IGI] [PMID 17911101]; GO_process: GO:0043161 - proteasome-mediated ubiquitin-dependent protein catabolic process [Evidence IDA] [PMID 11545745]; GO_process: GO:0043161 - proteasome-mediated ubiquitin-dependent protein catabolic process [Evidence IDA] [PMID 19029916]; GO_process: GO:0006508 - proteolysis [Evidence IEA]; GO_process: GO:0051603 - proteolysis involved in cellular protein catabolic process [Evidence IEA]), whose amino-acid sequence is MEHHQVNWGRPRDDIYGAYDRSIHNATASMPTVHTQQPIVTGTSVIGIKFDKGVIIAADNLGKLNSLAQCFLTGIKPRTTGCFGLSGLANGMY